In one Pseudomonas sp. SG20056 genomic region, the following are encoded:
- the nqrF gene encoding NADH:ubiquinone reductase (Na(+)-transporting) subunit F, which translates to MINLEIFIAIGMFTGIVLALVLVILAARAKLVSSGDVSIEINGEKTIVVPAGGKLLQTLAANNIFLSSACGGGGTCAQCKCVVEHGGGEMLPTEEAAFTRREAKAGWRLSCQTPVKQDMKIEVPEEVFGVKKWQCTVESNPNVATFIKELTLKLPEGESVDFRAGGYVQLECPPHEVHYKDFDIQEEYRGDWDKFNQWKYVSKVEETVIRAYSMANYPEEVGLVKFNIRIASPPPGKDDLPPGKMSSYVFSLKPGDKIDVYGPFGEFFAKDTDAEMVFIGGGAGMAPMRSHIFDQLKRLKSTRKISFWYGARSMREAFYVEEYDQLQAENPNFKWHLALSDPLPEDNWTGLKGFIHNVLYENYLKDHPAPEECEFYMCGPPMMNAAVIKMLIDLGVEEENILLDDFGG; encoded by the coding sequence ATGATCAATTTAGAGATCTTTATCGCCATCGGCATGTTCACCGGCATCGTGCTGGCGCTGGTGCTGGTTATTCTCGCGGCGCGCGCCAAGCTGGTTTCCAGCGGTGACGTGAGCATCGAGATCAACGGCGAAAAAACCATTGTGGTTCCAGCGGGCGGCAAGTTGCTGCAGACCCTGGCGGCCAACAATATCTTCCTGTCTTCGGCATGCGGTGGTGGCGGTACCTGCGCCCAGTGCAAGTGTGTGGTCGAGCATGGCGGCGGCGAAATGCTGCCGACCGAAGAGGCTGCCTTCACTCGTCGCGAAGCCAAGGCTGGCTGGCGTCTGTCCTGCCAGACGCCAGTCAAACAGGACATGAAGATCGAAGTGCCGGAAGAAGTCTTCGGCGTGAAGAAGTGGCAATGCACCGTTGAGTCCAACCCCAACGTGGCCACCTTCATCAAGGAACTGACGCTGAAACTGCCGGAAGGCGAGAGCGTCGACTTCCGCGCCGGTGGCTATGTGCAGCTGGAGTGTCCGCCGCACGAAGTGCACTACAAGGACTTCGACATTCAGGAAGAGTACCGCGGAGACTGGGACAAGTTTAACCAGTGGAAGTACGTGTCCAAGGTCGAAGAGACCGTGATCCGTGCCTACTCCATGGCCAACTACCCGGAAGAAGTGGGGCTGGTGAAGTTCAATATCCGTATTGCGTCGCCGCCACCGGGTAAAGACGATCTGCCACCGGGCAAGATGAGTTCCTACGTATTCAGCCTCAAGCCGGGCGACAAGATCGATGTGTACGGCCCGTTTGGTGAGTTCTTCGCCAAAGACACCGACGCCGAGATGGTCTTCATCGGTGGTGGTGCCGGTATGGCGCCGATGCGTTCGCACATCTTCGACCAGCTCAAGCGCTTGAAATCGACCCGCAAGATCAGCTTCTGGTACGGCGCGCGCTCCATGCGTGAAGCCTTCTACGTTGAAGAATACGATCAGCTGCAGGCCGAGAATCCCAACTTCAAGTGGCATCTGGCGCTGTCTGATCCGCTACCGGAAGACAATTGGACCGGTCTCAAGGGCTTTATCCACAACGTGCTGTACGAGAACTACCTCAAGGACCATCCGGCTCCGGAGGAGTGCGAGTTCTACATGTGCGGCCCGCCCATGATGAACGCAGCCGTGATCAAGATGCTGATCGACCTGGGTGTGGAGGAGGAGAACATCCTGCTCGACGACTTCGGCGGTTAA
- a CDS encoding NADH:ubiquinone reductase (Na(+)-transporting) subunit B → MGIRAFLDKVEHNFEKGGKFENWYALYEAVDTFFYRPGSVTKTTAHVRDGIDLKRMMITVWLCTFPMMFFGMWNTGYQANLIFANSPELLAAQEGWRFALIGSLAGFDPNSLWDNFIQGAAYFLPVYATAFIVGGFWEVLFASVRKHEVNEGFFVTSVLFALILPPSIPLWQVALGISFGVVIGKEVFGGTGKNFLNPALTGRAFLFFAYPAQMSGDAVWTAVDGFAGATSLSLAAAGGIENVVSNGITWMDAFVGTIHGSMGETSTLAILIGGGILLITKIASWRIVTGVMLGMIGFSLLLNMLGSSTNPMFAMPWHWHLVVGGFAFGMFFMATDPVSASMTNTGKWIFGALIGVMVVMIRVVNPAFPEGMMLAILFANLFAPLIDHFVVQANIKRRLARNV, encoded by the coding sequence ATGGGTATTCGTGCATTCCTCGATAAAGTCGAGCACAACTTCGAAAAAGGCGGCAAGTTCGAGAACTGGTACGCCCTCTATGAGGCTGTCGATACTTTCTTCTATCGCCCTGGCAGCGTCACCAAGACCACTGCTCACGTGCGTGACGGTATCGACCTCAAGCGCATGATGATCACTGTGTGGCTGTGTACCTTCCCGATGATGTTTTTCGGGATGTGGAACACCGGTTATCAGGCCAACCTGATCTTCGCTAACAGTCCTGAGCTGCTGGCTGCTCAGGAAGGCTGGCGCTTCGCGTTGATTGGTTCGCTGGCCGGGTTCGACCCCAACAGCCTGTGGGATAACTTTATCCAGGGCGCGGCCTACTTCCTGCCGGTGTATGCCACGGCGTTTATCGTCGGCGGTTTCTGGGAAGTGCTGTTCGCTTCGGTTCGCAAGCATGAAGTTAACGAAGGCTTCTTCGTTACGTCCGTGCTGTTCGCCCTGATTCTGCCGCCGAGTATTCCTCTTTGGCAGGTCGCGCTGGGTATCAGTTTCGGCGTGGTGATTGGCAAGGAAGTGTTTGGCGGTACTGGCAAGAACTTCCTCAACCCTGCGCTGACTGGTCGTGCCTTCCTGTTCTTCGCCTACCCGGCGCAAATGTCCGGTGATGCAGTCTGGACTGCGGTTGACGGCTTCGCCGGCGCAACCTCGCTGAGCCTTGCGGCTGCTGGTGGCATTGAGAACGTGGTGAGTAATGGCATCACCTGGATGGATGCTTTCGTCGGCACCATTCACGGTTCCATGGGCGAAACCAGCACTCTGGCGATCCTTATTGGTGGCGGCATTCTGCTGATTACCAAGATCGCCTCCTGGCGCATCGTTACCGGCGTGATGTTGGGCATGATCGGCTTCAGCCTGCTGCTCAATATGCTCGGCTCTAGCACCAACCCGATGTTTGCCATGCCTTGGCACTGGCACCTGGTGGTGGGTGGTTTTGCGTTCGGTATGTTCTTTATGGCCACCGACCCGGTGTCGGCGTCCATGACCAATACCGGCAAGTGGATTTTCGGTGCCCTGATCGGCGTGATGGTGGTGATGATCCGTGTGGTCAACCCAGCCTTCCCGGAAGGCATGATGCTGGCGATTCTGTTCGCCAACCTGTTTGCACCGCTGATCGACCACTTTGTCGTTCAAGCCAATATCAAGCGGAGGCTGGCACGCAATGTCTAG
- the nqrM gene encoding (Na+)-NQR maturation NqrM produces MTFLVVFLVMVLVVGMMAVGVIMGRKPIAGSCGGIANLGIEKECSICGGSREKCEEVNSDSQGKTTALAYDATKR; encoded by the coding sequence ATGACGTTTTTAGTGGTGTTTCTGGTCATGGTGCTGGTAGTCGGCATGATGGCCGTGGGTGTGATCATGGGCCGCAAGCCCATCGCCGGCTCGTGTGGCGGTATCGCCAATCTGGGTATTGAGAAGGAATGCTCGATCTGTGGTGGTAGCCGCGAGAAGTGCGAAGAGGTCAACAGCGACTCGCAAGGCAAAACCACAGCCCTGGCCTATGACGCGACCAAACGCTAA
- a CDS encoding chalcone isomerase family protein — protein sequence MRLLLALTTLLLLSSESFANNRERLQEANFAATHQLEQSSLERKNQSVLTYLWADVYAAAFYAPTEASASQAVTKPLTQRLELYYFRNIDSQDVIKAAWVTLERQHDATTLQRLRPEVDALHATFRDIRPGDRYALNFNAGSGLTLEVNGKVAYTSQDPALAKAYLGIWLSPNGLSDELRTSLLAD from the coding sequence ATGCGCCTGCTACTCGCGCTTACCACCCTACTGCTGCTGAGCAGCGAGTCATTCGCCAACAACCGCGAACGCCTGCAAGAAGCCAACTTCGCCGCCACTCACCAGCTCGAACAGAGCAGCCTGGAACGCAAAAACCAGAGTGTGCTGACCTACCTGTGGGCCGATGTCTACGCCGCTGCCTTCTATGCACCAACCGAGGCAAGCGCTAGCCAGGCTGTCACCAAGCCGCTCACGCAGCGCCTGGAGCTCTACTACTTCCGTAACATCGACAGCCAAGACGTGATCAAGGCGGCCTGGGTCACGCTCGAACGCCAGCACGACGCCACCACACTGCAGCGCCTGCGGCCCGAGGTAGACGCCCTGCATGCCACGTTCAGGGATATTCGTCCAGGCGACCGTTACGCCCTGAACTTCAACGCAGGCAGCGGCCTGACCCTGGAAGTGAACGGTAAAGTTGCCTACACCAGCCAGGACCCGGCACTGGCCAAGGCTTACCTGGGCATCTGGCTGTCGCCCAACGGGTTGTCGGATGAGTTGCGTACCAGCCTGCTGGCCGACTAA
- a CDS encoding glyceraldehyde-3-phosphate dehydrogenase, whose product MWKVLPVTQKPDQCLGEWIDREALAEAMIPMIGQLYRNNNVVTSIYGRGLINRSVIDILKAHRFARHRLTGDSELSVHDTFLVLKAMSELKLGAASIDLGKMVSKFKTEGQGRSIEQFVKDELVEVVGKQNSEAREGTDVVLYGFGRIGRLLARILIEKTGGGDGLRLRAIVVRKGATNDLVKRASLLRRDSVHGKFDGTITIDEENSTLTANGNLIQVIYAKSPTEVDYTQYGIKNALLVDNTGVWRDADGLGQHLACPGVDRVVLTAPGKGALKNIVHGINHGEITPEDKIISAASCTTNAIVPVLKAINDQYGIVNGHVETVHSYTNDQNLIDNFHKGDRRGRSAPLNMVITETGAATAAAKALPVLKGKLTGNAIRVPTPNVSMAILNLNLEKATTREEVNEYLRQMAMHSDLQKQIDFVQSQEVVSTDFVGSRHAGVVDAEATICNDNRVVLYVWYDNEFGYSCQVVRVMEDMAGVNPPAFPR is encoded by the coding sequence ATGTGGAAGGTACTGCCCGTGACTCAGAAGCCCGACCAGTGTCTCGGTGAGTGGATCGATCGAGAAGCCCTTGCGGAAGCGATGATTCCGATGATTGGCCAACTCTACCGTAACAACAACGTGGTCACCTCGATCTACGGCCGTGGTTTGATCAACCGCTCGGTTATCGACATTCTCAAGGCCCACCGCTTCGCACGTCACCGCCTGACCGGCGACAGCGAATTGTCGGTGCACGATACCTTCCTGGTGCTCAAGGCCATGAGCGAGCTCAAGCTGGGCGCCGCCTCGATAGACCTGGGCAAAATGGTCAGCAAGTTCAAGACCGAAGGCCAGGGCCGCAGCATCGAGCAGTTCGTCAAGGATGAACTGGTTGAAGTGGTTGGTAAGCAGAACAGCGAAGCCCGCGAAGGCACCGACGTTGTGCTGTATGGCTTCGGTCGTATCGGCCGCCTGCTGGCACGCATCCTGATCGAGAAAACCGGTGGTGGCGATGGCCTGCGTCTGCGCGCCATTGTTGTGCGCAAAGGTGCGACCAATGACCTGGTCAAGCGCGCCAGCCTGCTGCGCCGCGACTCGGTACACGGCAAGTTCGATGGCACCATCACCATCGACGAAGAAAACAGCACCCTGACGGCCAACGGCAACCTGATTCAGGTGATTTACGCCAAATCGCCAACCGAAGTGGATTACACCCAGTACGGCATCAAGAACGCGCTGCTGGTGGACAACACCGGTGTGTGGCGTGATGCCGACGGCCTGGGGCAGCACCTGGCCTGCCCGGGTGTAGACCGTGTCGTGCTGACCGCGCCGGGTAAAGGTGCGTTGAAGAACATCGTGCACGGCATCAACCACGGTGAAATCACCCCTGAAGATAAGATCATCTCGGCCGCTTCCTGCACCACCAACGCCATCGTGCCGGTGCTCAAAGCGATCAATGACCAGTACGGCATCGTTAATGGTCACGTCGAAACCGTTCACTCGTACACCAACGACCAGAACCTGATCGATAACTTCCACAAGGGCGATCGCCGTGGCCGCAGCGCGCCACTGAACATGGTAATCACCGAAACCGGTGCTGCCACTGCTGCTGCCAAGGCGCTGCCTGTGCTGAAGGGCAAGCTGACCGGCAACGCTATTCGCGTGCCAACGCCGAACGTATCGATGGCCATTCTCAACCTCAACCTTGAGAAAGCCACCACCCGCGAAGAAGTCAACGAGTACCTGCGCCAGATGGCCATGCACTCGGACCTGCAGAAGCAGATCGACTTCGTCCAGTCGCAGGAAGTGGTCTCCACTGACTTCGTTGGCTCGCGCCACGCCGGTGTAGTTGATGCTGAAGCCACCATCTGCAATGACAACCGTGTTGTGCTGTACGTGTGGTACGACAACGAATTCGGTTACAGCTGCCAGGTGGTTCGCGTGATGGAAGACATGGCCGGGGTCAACCCGCCAGCCTTCCCGCGCTAA
- the nqrE gene encoding NADH:ubiquinone reductase (Na(+)-transporting) subunit E, with protein sequence MEHYLSLLAKAVFVENMALAFFLGMCTFIAISKKVETAIGLGIAVIVVQVITVPANNLIYTYLLKDGALAWAGLPEVDLSFLGLLSYIGVIAAIVQILEMLLDKYVPSLYNALGVFLPLITVNCAIMGGTLFMVERDYNLAESTVYGFGSGLSWALAIAALAGIREKLKYSDVPDGLQGLGITFITIGLMSLGFMSFSGVQL encoded by the coding sequence ATGGAGCATTACCTCAGCTTGCTGGCCAAGGCGGTGTTCGTTGAGAACATGGCATTGGCCTTCTTCCTCGGCATGTGCACCTTTATCGCCATCTCGAAGAAAGTCGAGACCGCGATTGGTCTGGGTATCGCGGTTATCGTGGTGCAGGTCATCACCGTGCCGGCGAACAACCTGATCTACACCTACCTGCTGAAAGATGGCGCGCTGGCCTGGGCCGGTTTGCCGGAAGTGGACCTGAGCTTCCTCGGTCTGCTCAGCTATATCGGGGTGATCGCGGCCATCGTGCAGATCCTCGAGATGCTGCTGGATAAGTATGTACCCAGCCTCTACAACGCCCTGGGGGTTTTCCTGCCGCTGATCACGGTGAACTGCGCCATCATGGGCGGCACCCTGTTCATGGTTGAGCGTGACTACAACCTGGCGGAAAGTACCGTGTATGGCTTTGGCTCTGGTCTGTCCTGGGCGCTGGCGATTGCTGCACTGGCAGGTATTCGCGAAAAGCTCAAATACAGCGATGTACCAGACGGCCTGCAGGGCCTGGGTATCACCTTTATTACCATCGGTCTGATGTCTCTGGGCTTTATGTCCTTCTCCGGCGTGCAGTTGTAA
- a CDS encoding NADH:ubiquinone reductase (Na(+)-transporting) subunit D: MIMSQPTIKEVLLNPIFNNNPIGLQILGICSALAVTSNLKTALVMSIALTLVTGFSNLFISMIRSQIPSSIRMIVQMVIIASLVIVVDQVLKAFAFSLSKQLSVFVGLIITNCIVMGRAEAFAMQNPPMLSFFDGIGNGLGYSAFLIVLGIIRELFGAGKLMGYEIIPVINDGGWYQPNGMLLLPPSAFFLIGLFIWALRSWKKDQLEKPSFKMAPQVSNKEAY, encoded by the coding sequence TTGATCATGTCGCAGCCGACTATTAAAGAAGTTCTGCTCAACCCGATTTTCAACAACAACCCGATTGGTTTGCAGATTCTGGGCATCTGTTCCGCTCTGGCGGTGACCTCGAACCTGAAAACCGCACTGGTGATGTCGATTGCTCTGACCCTGGTAACCGGGTTTTCCAACCTGTTTATCTCGATGATTCGCAGCCAGATCCCCAGCTCCATCCGCATGATCGTGCAGATGGTGATCATTGCGTCCCTGGTGATCGTGGTCGATCAGGTGCTCAAGGCCTTTGCCTTTAGTCTGTCCAAGCAGCTGTCGGTATTCGTCGGTCTGATCATCACCAACTGCATCGTGATGGGCCGTGCTGAAGCCTTTGCCATGCAGAATCCGCCAATGCTGTCGTTCTTCGACGGCATCGGTAACGGCCTGGGCTACAGCGCCTTTCTGATCGTGCTGGGCATCATTCGCGAGCTGTTCGGCGCGGGCAAACTGATGGGCTACGAGATAATTCCGGTGATCAACGACGGTGGTTGGTACCAGCCTAACGGCATGCTGCTGTTGCCGCCTTCGGCGTTCTTCCTGATCGGTTTGTTTATCTGGGCATTGCGTAGCTGGAAAAAAGATCAGCTGGAAAAGCCAAGCTTCAAGATGGCTCCGCAGGTCTCGAATAAGGAGGCTTACTAA
- a CDS encoding FAD:protein FMN transferase: protein MGSTYTVKYVRSKDSPSLELLKRETDAILAEVDRQMSTYRDDSAIEQFNQAPAGTCQTMPDGVLELVEAGRLLHEQSQGAFDLTLEPLLNLWGFGPQARAEKVPTSEQLVAARARVGMQHLRRDGQQLCKEVDVQVDFNSIAAGYAVDKIVQRFNELGVTSYMVEATGELKAAGKKPDGQPWRIGLEAPQDGQRVAQQVLAVDGYGISTSGDYRNYFEEEGQRYSHTLDPLTGAPITHKLAAVTVVDKSTLRADGLSTVLMVMGTERGLAFAERMGIAAFFVTREGDAFVTQTTQAFEQLFAAGDEQ from the coding sequence ATGGGCAGCACCTACACGGTCAAATATGTGCGCAGCAAGGATTCGCCGAGCCTTGAGTTACTCAAGCGCGAGACCGATGCAATCCTGGCTGAGGTTGACCGACAGATGTCGACCTATCGCGATGATTCCGCCATCGAGCAATTCAATCAGGCCCCTGCGGGTACTTGTCAGACCATGCCGGACGGGGTGCTGGAGTTGGTTGAAGCCGGGCGCCTGCTGCATGAGCAAAGTCAGGGTGCATTCGACCTGACCCTGGAGCCGCTGCTCAATCTCTGGGGCTTTGGCCCCCAAGCACGCGCCGAAAAGGTGCCGACCTCTGAGCAATTGGTTGCCGCGCGTGCACGGGTGGGCATGCAGCATCTGCGTCGTGACGGGCAGCAGTTGTGCAAAGAAGTTGATGTTCAGGTTGATTTCAACAGCATTGCCGCCGGTTATGCGGTGGACAAGATCGTGCAGCGCTTCAACGAACTGGGTGTGACCAGCTATATGGTTGAGGCCACTGGTGAGCTCAAGGCAGCAGGCAAGAAGCCTGATGGTCAGCCCTGGCGCATCGGTCTGGAGGCGCCGCAGGACGGCCAGCGTGTCGCTCAGCAGGTGCTGGCGGTAGATGGCTACGGCATTTCTACCTCGGGTGATTACCGTAATTACTTCGAGGAAGAAGGGCAGCGCTACTCGCATACCCTCGATCCGTTGACCGGTGCACCGATCACCCACAAGCTGGCAGCGGTAACTGTGGTGGACAAATCGACCTTGCGCGCCGATGGCTTGTCTACAGTGCTAATGGTAATGGGCACTGAGCGTGGCTTGGCATTTGCTGAGCGCATGGGGATTGCGGCGTTTTTCGTGACCCGTGAAGGTGACGCTTTCGTCACACAGACAACTCAGGCTTTCGAGCAGCTATTCGCTGCAGGAGACGAGCAATGA
- a CDS encoding Na(+)-translocating NADH-quinone reductase subunit A translates to MIKIKHGLDLPITGVPAQRIEAARPVRSVAVIGFDYHGMKPSMEVQVGDRVKLGQVLFSDKKSPGVQYTAPAAGVISAIHRGEKRVLQSVVIDVEGDEQITFDQVAVEQLATVGDAKVREVLLQSGLWTAFRVRPFSKVPAADAQPSSIFVTAIDTHPLAADPAVVIAEYAADFANGLQVLSNLAKVFLCKAEGASLPGEQLSKVHTESFAGPHPAGLPGTHIHFLDPVSVSKSVWSINYQDVIAVGKLFTTGLLWTERVVALAGPVVEQPRLVRTRLGASLSELTAGQLQPGFNRVISGSVLGGRTAQGAFAFLGRYHLQVSCLVEGHERELMHYLRAGVNKHSVMNIFVSKLNAAKKFAFSTTTNGSPRAMVPVGNYEAVMPLDILPTQLLRYLIVGDTEMAQKLGCLELDEEDLALCTYVCAGKYEYGPILRDNLARIEKEG, encoded by the coding sequence ATGATCAAAATAAAACATGGGCTTGATTTGCCCATAACAGGCGTGCCGGCGCAGCGCATCGAGGCTGCAAGGCCGGTGCGTAGCGTCGCCGTCATAGGCTTCGATTATCACGGTATGAAGCCTTCGATGGAGGTTCAGGTCGGTGACCGGGTCAAGCTTGGCCAGGTGCTGTTCTCGGACAAGAAATCGCCAGGCGTGCAATACACTGCTCCAGCCGCAGGCGTGATCAGCGCCATCCACCGTGGCGAAAAACGTGTGCTGCAATCCGTGGTTATCGATGTCGAGGGTGATGAGCAAATCACCTTTGATCAGGTAGCGGTAGAGCAGCTGGCAACTGTTGGCGACGCCAAAGTGCGTGAAGTACTGTTGCAATCTGGTCTGTGGACCGCATTTCGCGTCCGTCCGTTCAGCAAAGTGCCGGCTGCTGATGCACAGCCTAGCTCGATTTTCGTCACGGCCATTGATACTCACCCGCTGGCAGCCGATCCGGCTGTGGTGATTGCCGAGTACGCCGCCGACTTTGCTAACGGTCTGCAGGTGCTGAGCAATCTGGCCAAGGTGTTTCTGTGCAAGGCTGAGGGCGCCAGCTTACCTGGCGAGCAGCTGAGCAAGGTGCACACCGAGTCCTTCGCCGGTCCGCATCCTGCTGGCTTGCCGGGTACGCACATTCATTTCCTCGATCCGGTCAGCGTCAGCAAGAGCGTCTGGTCGATCAATTATCAGGACGTGATTGCCGTCGGCAAACTGTTCACCACTGGGCTGCTGTGGACCGAGCGCGTTGTCGCGCTGGCCGGCCCTGTGGTCGAGCAGCCGCGCTTGGTGCGCACCCGTCTGGGTGCGAGCCTCAGCGAACTGACTGCCGGCCAGCTGCAGCCTGGTTTCAACCGGGTTATTTCCGGCTCGGTGCTGGGTGGCCGTACCGCGCAGGGCGCTTTCGCCTTCCTCGGGCGTTATCACCTGCAGGTGTCCTGCCTGGTTGAAGGGCATGAGCGCGAGCTGATGCATTACCTGCGTGCTGGGGTCAACAAGCACTCGGTGATGAATATCTTTGTTTCCAAGCTCAACGCCGCAAAGAAGTTCGCCTTCTCGACAACGACCAATGGCAGCCCGCGCGCCATGGTGCCGGTGGGCAACTACGAAGCGGTGATGCCGCTGGATATCCTGCCGACACAACTGCTGCGCTACCTGATCGTCGGTGACACCGAGATGGCTCAGAAACTGGGCTGCCTGGAACTCGATGAAGAAGACCTGGCGCTGTGCACCTATGTCTGTGCCGGCAAGTATGAGTACGGCCCTATCCTGCGCGATAACCTCGCCCGTATTGAGAAGGAGGGTTAA
- the sthA gene encoding Si-specific NAD(P)(+) transhydrogenase — translation MAVYNYDVVVLGSGPAGEGAAMNAAKAGRKVAVVDSRREVGGNCTHLGTIPSKALRHSVRQIMQFNTNPMFRQIGEPRWFSFPDVLKSAERVIAKQVSSRTGYYARNRIDVFFGTGSFADEHTIEVVCSNGVVEKLVAKQIVIATGSRPYRPVDVDFHHPRIYDSDTILSLGHTPRRIIIYGAGVIGSEYASIFSGLGVLVDLIDNRDQLLSFLDAEISDALSYHLRNNNVLIRHNEEYESVEGVENGVILHLKSGKKIKADAFLWCNGRTGNTDQLGLENIGIKVNSRGQIEVDQSYRTQVSNIYAAGDVIGWPSLASAAADQGRSAAGSIVDNGSWRFVDDVPTGIYTIPEISSIGKNERELTQAKIPYEVGKAFFKGMARAQISHEPVGMLKLLFHRETLEVLGVHCFGYQASEIVHIGQAIMNQKGEANTIKYFVNTTFNYPTMAEAYRVAAFDGLNRLF, via the coding sequence ATGGCGGTCTACAACTACGACGTAGTGGTGCTGGGTTCCGGCCCCGCGGGTGAAGGCGCGGCAATGAACGCGGCCAAGGCCGGGCGCAAGGTCGCCGTGGTCGACAGTCGTCGTGAAGTTGGCGGCAACTGTACCCACCTGGGCACCATTCCGTCCAAGGCACTGCGCCATTCGGTGCGGCAGATCATGCAGTTCAACACCAACCCGATGTTCCGCCAGATCGGCGAGCCGCGCTGGTTCTCCTTCCCTGACGTGCTGAAAAGCGCCGAGCGGGTGATCGCCAAGCAGGTGAGTTCGCGCACTGGTTACTACGCGCGCAACCGTATTGATGTGTTCTTCGGTACCGGCAGCTTTGCCGATGAGCACACCATCGAAGTGGTCTGCTCCAATGGCGTGGTGGAAAAACTGGTGGCCAAGCAGATTGTCATTGCTACCGGTTCACGGCCTTACCGCCCGGTGGATGTGGACTTCCACCATCCGCGCATCTACGACAGCGACACCATCCTCAGCCTCGGTCATACCCCACGCCGCATCATCATCTACGGCGCCGGAGTTATCGGTTCCGAGTACGCTTCGATCTTTAGTGGTCTGGGCGTGCTGGTTGATCTGATCGACAACCGCGATCAGCTGTTGAGCTTCCTTGATGCGGAAATCTCCGATGCCCTGAGCTATCACCTGCGCAATAACAACGTGCTGATTCGCCACAACGAAGAGTACGAAAGTGTTGAAGGGGTGGAAAATGGGGTGATCCTGCACCTCAAGTCCGGCAAGAAGATCAAGGCCGACGCCTTCCTCTGGTGCAACGGCCGTACCGGCAATACCGATCAGCTGGGTCTGGAAAACATCGGTATCAAGGTCAATAGCCGGGGGCAGATTGAGGTTGACCAGAGTTACCGCACTCAGGTGTCGAACATCTACGCAGCGGGCGATGTGATTGGCTGGCCAAGCCTGGCCAGTGCCGCCGCCGACCAGGGCCGTTCGGCGGCCGGCAGCATCGTCGACAATGGCAGCTGGCGTTTCGTCGATGACGTACCGACCGGTATCTACACCATTCCGGAAATCAGCTCGATCGGTAAGAACGAGCGCGAGCTGACCCAGGCAAAGATTCCTTATGAAGTCGGCAAGGCGTTTTTCAAAGGTATGGCCCGTGCGCAGATTTCTCACGAGCCGGTGGGCATGCTGAAGCTACTGTTCCACCGGGAAACCCTGGAAGTACTCGGCGTGCATTGCTTCGGCTACCAAGCCTCGGAGATCGTGCATATCGGCCAGGCAATCATGAACCAGAAGGGTGAGGCCAATACCATCAAGTATTTTGTCAACACCACCTTCAACTACCCGACTATGGCGGAAGCCTACCGGGTGGCGGCGTTCGACGGCCTCAACCGGCTTTTTTGA
- a CDS encoding Na(+)-translocating NADH-quinone reductase subunit C, with protein MSSQKESTVRTLVVALLVCLVCSVFVAGAAIALKPTQVENRQLDKQRSILAIAGLGDASMSSAQVKALFAERISARIVDLDTGTFSDAQNPATFDPLKAAKDLKLSAALSGSDDIASIKRRERFTTVYLVEQDGKLETVILPVRGYGLWSTLHGFMALQGDLNTVAGFGFYQHAETPGLGGEVDNPKWKNLWLGKTLFDDKGELAIQIIKGNVDAQSAQATHQVDGLAGATLTSNGVNNLLHFWLGENGFAQFLANLQKGEA; from the coding sequence ATGTCTAGTCAAAAAGAATCCACCGTCCGCACGTTGGTGGTGGCCCTGTTGGTCTGCCTGGTGTGTTCGGTGTTTGTTGCCGGTGCCGCCATTGCGCTGAAACCGACGCAAGTGGAAAACCGTCAGCTCGACAAGCAGCGCAGCATTCTGGCGATTGCTGGGCTTGGCGATGCCAGTATGAGCAGCGCGCAGGTCAAGGCGTTGTTCGCTGAGCGCATCAGTGCACGGATTGTCGACCTCGATACCGGTACTTTCAGCGATGCGCAGAACCCGGCCACGTTCGATCCGTTGAAAGCGGCCAAGGATCTGAAGTTGTCAGCCGCGCTATCTGGCTCGGACGATATTGCTTCGATCAAACGTCGCGAGCGTTTCACCACGGTTTACCTGGTGGAGCAGGATGGCAAGCTGGAAACCGTGATTCTGCCTGTACGTGGTTATGGTCTGTGGTCGACCCTGCATGGCTTTATGGCGCTCCAGGGTGACCTCAATACCGTTGCCGGTTTCGGCTTCTACCAGCATGCCGAGACCCCGGGTCTGGGCGGCGAAGTGGATAACCCGAAGTGGAAGAATCTGTGGCTGGGCAAGACCTTGTTTGATGACAAGGGCGAGCTGGCGATTCAGATCATCAAGGGTAACGTCGACGCGCAGAGCGCGCAGGCGACTCACCAGGTCGATGGCCTGGCGGGTGCAACCCTGACCAGCAATGGGGTGAATAACTTGCTGCACTTCTGGCTGGGAGAGAACGGCTTCGCCCAGTTCCTCGCCAATCTGCAAAAAGGGGAGGCTTGA